The Anopheles coluzzii chromosome 2, AcolN3, whole genome shotgun sequence genome window below encodes:
- the LOC120950837 gene encoding uncharacterized protein LOC120950837: protein MRRNHHFWVKTEPTALVLLAVAISVSAIRVDWNTNTGPIVPPTSTPAPVPQPPFREPAPVWEDQSDDIPNPNPYRYILPPPSRPKYNDITLEQRKQSQQQQQHQQQQQQHQPRNGNAQPVPPANPTQTLSTAAPTGQIIDKPQAHQQPLASGANNAAPTNSQQPQQQQQQQPQQVVPSLAVQYVPNKGLKYYAVVPKHTEVSYGAAKQALLATNDLYDQQLAQSKYDKYDKLNGKYNPKLKKYKAYEKVKYMPYIVYYDATKQQYYYTNVPSNMLVNNRV from the exons AAAACGGAACCGACTGCCTTGGTTCTACTGGCCGTGGCGATAAGTGTGTCCGCGATACGGGTAGATTGGAATACAAACACTGGGCCAATAGTGCCCCCAACCAGCACACCAGCACCCGTTCCTCAGCCACCATTCCGTGAGCCTGCTCCAGTTTGGGAAGATCAATCCGATGACATCCCGAATCCTAACCCCTACAG GTACattctaccaccaccatcgcgccCCAAGTACAATGACATTACCCTGGAGCAGCGCAAACAgtcccaacagcagcagcagcatcagcagcagcaacaacagcatcagccTCGGAATGGAAATGCTCAACCTGTCCCGCCAGCAAATCCAACCCAAACTCTCTCAACGGCCGCCCCGACCGGCCAGATCATTGATAAGCCACAGGCCCACCAACAACCCCTAGCTTCCGGTGCTAACAACGCAGCCCCAACGAACAGTcagcaaccgcaacaacaacaacaacaacaaccccagCAGGTCGTGCCAAGTCTTGCGGTACAGTACGTGCCCAACAAAGGTCTCAAGTATTACGCCGTCGTACCGAAGCACACGGAAGTGTCGTACGGAGCGGCCAAGCAAGCGCTGCTCGCTACCAACGATCTCTACGACCAGCAGCTCGCCCAGAGCAAGTACGATAAGTACGATAAGCTCAACGGAAAGTACAATCCCAAGCTGAAGAAGTACAAGGCCTACGAGAAGGTTAAATACATGCCGTACATTGTG TATTACGATGCTACCAAGCAGCAGTATTACTACACCAATGTTCCTTCAAATATGCTCGTAAATAATAGGGTTTAA
- the LOC120947438 gene encoding cuticle protein 8, with translation MNLFPTAACMWLVAHLCALLTAGDHLVEFVSNYQQNAEIDYSFRYYIDHPPSGVSFDHWENRKGDHVHGGYGVLEPGGFVRTVHYEVDGDSGFRTVIKTTAPGSSQQYNIHTGGKRTPPPQPLWNTKPVAFVQGVHKS, from the exons ATGAACCTGTTTCCAACGGCTGCCTGTATGTGGCTCGTGGCACACCTCTGCGCCCTGCTGACAGCCGGCGATCACTTGGTCGAGTTCGTGTCAAATTACCAACAGAATGCTGAG ATTGATTACTCCTTTCGGTATTACATCGATCATCCGCCTTCCGGGGTGTCGTTCGATCACTGGGAGAATCGAAAGGGTGACCACGTGCACGGCGGTTACGGTGTGCTGGAGCCGGGCGGATTCGTACGCACCGTACACTACGAGGTCGACGGCGATAGTGGCTTTCGGACGGTTATCAAAACAACTGCGCCAG GAAGCTCTCAGCAGTACAACATACACACCGGAGGAAAAAGGACGCCTCCTCCGCAGCCACTTTGGAACACCAAACCTGTCGCCTTCGTGCAGGGCGTCCATAAATCGTAG
- the LOC120950838 gene encoding cuticle protein 19-like, which yields MKQLLIGACLLLALQASWAVEPSAEVEASSEQHEQIVPKIAQDFEHHEPHDYYAYPKYKFEYGVKDPHTGDQKSHWEERDGDVVKGVYSLYEPDGSERVVVYRADKLHGFEAHVKHIHHAAGGHVQSYSQEPEYLAESHGEHGYSYSNQHLE from the exons atgAAGCAA CTATTGATCGGCGCGTGTCTGTTGCTGGCCCTTCAAGCGTCCTGGGCGGTGGAACCCTCCGCCGAGGTGGAAGCGTCCAGTGAGCAGCACGAGCAGATCGTGCCAAAGATTGCGCAGGATTTTGAGCACCACGAGCCGCACGATTATTACGCGTACCCAAAGTACAAGTTCGAGTACGGTGTGAAGGATCCGCACACGGGCGACCAGAAGAGCCACTGGGAGGAGCGCGACGGTGATGTGGTGAAGGGCGTGTACTCGCTGTACGAACCGGACGGGTCGGAGCGCGTCGTGGTGTACCGGGCGGACAAGCTGCACGGGTTCGAGGCACACGTCAAGCACATCCACCACGCCGCTGGTGGCCACGTGCAGTCGTACAGCCAGGAACCGGAGTACCTGGCCGAGAGCCACGGAGAGCACGGCTACAGCTACAGTAATCAGCACCTGGAGTGA
- the LOC120947434 gene encoding larval cuticle protein A2B-like codes for MFKLFTIICLVAFVHGAHIKQSAVKHKPRQASYQLEEVDAGKELIEESQDYYAYPKYQFEYGVKDPLTGDHKSQWEMRDGDIVKGSYTLDEPDGTQRIVEYRADDRNGFEAIVKKIGKPKHPEELGKQLAVKQAADTHHIVGQSYSKLKKFS; via the exons ATGTTCAAACTCTTCACAATTATTTGCCTTGTTGCGTTCGTGCACGGTGCACACATCAAACAGTCGGCGGTAAAGCACAAACCACGACAGGCAAGCTACCAGCTCGAGGAAGTCGATGCGGGCAAGGAGCTAATCGAGGAGTCGCAGGACTACTACGCCTACCCGAAGTATCAGTTCGAGTACGGTGTCAAGGATCCGCTGACGGGCGATCACAAGAGCCAGTGGGAAATGCGAGACGGTGACATCGTGAAGG GATCGTACACGCTGGATGAACCGGACGGTACACAGCGCATCGTCGAGTATCGGGCGGACGATCGGAATGGGTTCGAAGCGATCGTGAAAAAGATCGGCAAACCAAAGCATCCGGAGGAGTTGGGCAAGCAGCTGGCGGTAAAGCAGGCAGCAGACACCCACCATATCGTCGGGCAGAGTTACAGCAAGCTGAAGAAGTTCAGCTGA